The Kribbella sp. HUAS MG21 genome includes the window ACCCGAGTTGCCGCAGGGTGGCGAAGACCGCCGGCCAGTCGGACAACCCGTCCTCGGCCTCGACGAAGTTCGTCCGCCAGCCGTCGCCGGTGCGGACGTAGTGCACGTTCTTGAGGTTCACGATCCCGAGCCGCTGCGCACCGAGCTCCAGCGTCACCGCGGGGTGATCGCCGGCCAGTGCGTCGTGCGCCGCGTCCCACACCAGCTTGAACTGCTCGGGCAGTCCGTCGAGCAACTGCAGTACGCCGAGCGTCGACGACACGTAGCGCCCGTGATGCGGCTGGACGCCCACACGGACGTCGTACCGCTCGGTCAGTACGACGGCGCGCTCGAGCAGCTCGCGGTTGCGCCGCACCGAGGCGGCGTACCCGTCGGGTCCGAGCTCGGCCATGATCCTGATCAGCGGGACCCCGGCCTCGGCACAGGCGGCGAACACCGGCTCGGACAGCTCGCTCGCGACACTGATGGGTTCGATGCCCTCGGCCCGTAACTGCGCGGCGAACTTCGGCAGCTCGGCGCCCGCGTTCGCCGGCGTGACGTACGCCGTGTCGCGCACCGGCACCTCGGCGCCGCCGAACCCGATCCCGGCAACCAATCTCCCGAGCTCGTCACCGGGCAAGGCCGACCACGGCTTGGTGAAGACGGACCACAAGTACGACATCGACGTCCTTTCTGTTCAGCAGTAGCGCAGGTTGAGCGACTCGGCGCGGATGCGCTCCTCGTCGACCTCGACGCCGAGGCCAGGGGCGGTGGGGACTGTTGCGACGGCCTTGGTGATGTGCAGGCCGTCGACGTACAGGTCGGTCAGCAGCTCCGGGCCGTTGAGCTCGGCGGGTAGGGCGAGCTCTAGCTGACTGAACACGTGTAGTGCAGCGGCGAAGGCGACACCGCAGTCGGTGAGGCCGCTGGCGAGTAGTTCGACGCCGCCGGCCAGCGCGGTGTGGGCGGTCTTCAGCGCGTTTCGCAGGCCGCCGGACTTGCAGGTCTTGACCACGACCAGGTCCGCGGCGTCGAGACGGATCGCCCGGGCGAGGTCCTGCGCGGAGAAGCTCCCCTCGTCGATCGCGACCGGAAGGTCGACGAGCTCGCGGACCCGGCGCATCGCGAGCGTGTCGGTGCTCGGGACCGGCTGCTCGATGCAGTGGATCGTCCGGATGTGCCTGGTGCGATCCAGCAGCTGTCTGAGCGCGGCCGGGCGGTAGGACTGGTTCGCGTCCAGCCACAACGGCTTGCCGTCGGCAACTTCCGCGATCGTCTCGATCGCTGCCGTGTCGGCGTCCAGGTCGCCGCCGATCTTGACCTTGTACGCCGAATACTCCGCCGACCGGAGTGCGTGGTCGCGGACCGCGTCAGGATCGCCGACCCCGATCGCCGAGCAGAGCGGGAGCTCGTCGTGGACCTTGCCGCCGAGCAGCGCGTGCACGGGGACGCCGGCGAGTTTGCCGGCCGCGTCGTGCAGCGCGACGTCGAGCGCGGCGCGGGCGAACGGGAAGCCGTTCGAGACCGCGGGGCTGAGGCGCTGCGCGGCGCGCCGGTGGAAGAGCTCGACGTCGAACGGCGTGAGGTCGAGCAAGATCGGCGCGAGGTGCCGGCGGATGACTACGGCCATCGTCTCGGCGGTCTCGTAGCTCCAGCTCGGCAGCGCGCGCTGTTCGCCCCAGCCGACCACGCCGTCCTCGGTGGTCAGCTTGACGAAGACCACGGCGGTTGACTGGTCCGGGACCGCGTCCGGCGCGCCGACGGCGCCGCTGCCGAGCACGAAGCGGCGGGCGAACGGTACGGCGACCGGGAAGACCTCGACCTGGGTGATGCGGGACATCGGTAGTCCTCTCAGGCGGCGATCGACCAGGCGGCCGGGTCGACGAAGCTCGCACCGCGGGTACCGTCCGCGAGCCAGCGCAGGGCGTCACGCAGTACGTAACCCGCGAGGGCCAGGTGACCCTCGGCAGTGTCGCCCGCGATGTGCGGGCTGAGCAGCAGGTTGGGCGAGCGAAGCGTGGCGGCGTCGAAGGCCGGCGGCTCGGGATCGTAGACGTCGAGGGCCGCGTAGATGCGGCCGTCGAGCGCGTGTTCCAGGAGGGCCTGCTGGTCGATCGCCGGGCCGCGCGCCGAGTTCACGACGACCGCGCCGTCGGGCAGGTTCTCGATCAGGGCGCGGGTGATCATGCCCTTCGTCTCGGGGACGTTCGGGACATGGATGCTGAGGAACGGTCCGCTCGCGGCGTCCTCGAGCGTCGTCGTGCGTACGCCGAGTTCCTGGGCGCGCTGGTCGGAGAGGTGCGGGTCGTAGACGGCGAGGTCGCAGCCGAAGGGCTTCAGCATCGTGATCAGCGCGCGGGCGGTGCTGCTGGCGCCGATGATGCCGACCTTGGCGCCGGCGAGTTCGTGGCCGCGGTACCCGGTCTGCTTCCAGCCGCCGTCCCGGATCGCCGCGTCGAACCGGGGCAGGCGACGGGCGAGGGTGAGCAGGGCACCGAGGCAGTACTCGCCGACCGACCAGGCGATCCGCGGACCGGCCGAGAACACGGCGACGCCCTGGTCGAGGATCGCCGGATCGACGAGGTTCTTCACGGTGCCGGCGGCGTGCGCGACGACCTTCGGCCCGTTGCCGTCCGCCCACAGGTCCTTGGGGAGGTGCGGCGTACCCCAGCTCGTCAGCAGCACGTCTGCGCCGGCGGCCAGCTCGGGTACTGCGGCGGGGTCGAGTGCTGGCGGCTTGGCGAGGGAGCCAGGAGAGATGCTGTGGTCGACGGTTGCCCAGTTGGCGTCGAAGCGCTCCTCGATCAACCTGCGGGTGTCGGCGTCGACAACGTCGGCAGCACGTTCCGGGGACATCAGAGCGGCGAGTCTGAACGCAGGATTCGGCACCGTTCATGCTCCTTCGGCTAGGCGTTGCACCGAACGGTAGGCGCTTTCCGTTATGCAGGTCCAAGCCCGATTTCGCATGAACCGATACCGTGCCCGCATGGATTTCTCGCTGCAGCAGCTCCGGGGCTTCGTCGCTGTCGCCGAGGAACTCCACTACGGCCGCGCGGCACAGCGCCTGAACCTGACGCAGCCGCCGCTGACCCGGCAGATCCAGGGCCTCGAACGGACCCTCGACGTACGCCTGTTCGATCGCACCGGCCGCGGCGTGCGGCTGACCGCGGCCGGCGGTGTCTTCCTCGAGCACGCGCGGCGGGTGCTCGCGCTGCTGGAGGTCGCGCCCGAGGCGACCCGGCGCGCGGCCGACGGGACGACGGGGACGCTGCGGCTCGCGTTCACCGCGATCGGCGCGTACGCCGTCCTCGCGGACTTCCTGACGATGGTCGGCAACCGCACGCCAGGTGTAACGGCGGAGCTGACCGAGCTGGTGAGCCCGGTGCAGTTCGACGCGCTGGCGAACCTGGAGATCGACCTCGGGCTGGTGCGGCCGCCGATCCCGGAGCGGTTCGAGTCGCTGCTGGTGCATTCGGAGGACCTGGTGCTCGCCGTACCGGCCTCGCATCCGCTGGCGTCCGGCGCCGGGCAGGTGTCGCTGGCCGACGCGACCGACGACTACATCGGGTACAGCCCGGAGGGATCGCAGTACCTGCACGACATCTGCGCGGCGATGATCGGGATGGACCGGTACGCCGTGAGCCAGCTGGCGTCCCAGGTCCCGACGATGCTCGCGCTGGTGCGGGCCGGGCTGGGGTGCGCGCTGGTCCCGCGGTCGATCATGGCGATGCGCGTCGAGGGCGTCCGGTACCGCGAACTCGACGCGGCCGACGCGCACTCGGTGACACTGCACGCCTGCTGGAGCCCCGACAACCCGAACCCGGCCCTCCAGCGCTTGGCGGAGTCGCTGCGTGCTGATCCACGCTTGACCTAGAGCCTGCGTTGGTTCGGATAGGCTGCAGCGGTGCTGAGGGTCTCCGTTGATCTCGGTCCGGTGGTCGCGCGGTTGCGGGCGTCCGGGTGCGTGTTCGCCGAGGACGAGGCGGAGCTGATCGTCGAGACCGCGCGAGACGTGCGCGAGTTGGCGGCGATGGTCGACCGCCGGGTGGCGGGGGAGCCGTTGGAGTACGTCGTCGGCTGGGCGTCGTTCCGCGGGTTGCGGATCGCCGTCGATCCCGGGGTGTTCATTCCGCGTCGCCGTACCGAGTTTTTGGTGACTGAGGCGTTGCGCGTGACGGTCCCGGGAGCGGTCGTCGTCGACCTGCTCTGCGGCTCGGGCGCTCTGGGTGCGGCGGTCGCAAGCGAGCGTGCGGTGTCGCTGTACGCCGCCGACATCGAGCCGGTCGCGGTGCGCTGCGCCCGGCGGAACCTGCTGCCCTGGCAGGGGACCGTCTACGAGGGCGACCTGTTCGCCCCAGTGCCGGAGCACCTGCGCGGCCGGATCGACGTACTGCTGGCCAACGTCCCGTACGTCCCCACCGACGAGATCCGCCTGCTTCCCCCCGAGGCCCGACTCCACGAACCCCGCATCACCCTCGACGGCGGCCCCGACGGGTTGGCCACCCTCCGCCGCCTAGCAGCCGAGGCTCCGGCTTGGCTGGCTCCGGGCGGCCACCTCTTCGTCGAAACGAGCGACCAGCAGGCGCCACGTGCAGCAACGGTCCTCCGCGAGCACGGCCTGGGCGCGCGGATCGTGTCGGACAAGGACCTCGGCGCGAACGTCGTCATCGGCCGGCGTCAGCGGACCGCGTAGTCGCCGAGGGCGGGATCGAGCAGGTCGAAGGCCTGCGCTCCTTCGGGGGCAATGAGGCTGGCGATCTCGTCGTTGGTCCGGCCGGACAGCGTGAGGTGCTGGATGCGGTCGAAGAGGGTGCGGTGTACTGCGCCCAATAGGGCGGCGGCGGTGTGGACGGTGATCGAGTCGGAGGGCTCGCCGACGGCTTCGGCGAGGGTCTCGCGGAGGGCCTGTTCGCGTTGGTCGTGGAGGCCGCGGAGGCACGTGGTCAGCGTCGGGCTGTCGGCGATCATGCGGGTGAACTCCAGGCCGGCGAAGCCGGTGACGGGGTCTTGGGTCGCGACCGCCTGCTCGAAGCCGCGGCGCAGAGCGGCGAGCGCGGACTCGCCGGGGCTGCGGGCGGCCACCGTCTCGGCCAGGGTCGCGACGAACGCGTCCTGATGGTCGAGCGCCAGGTCCTCCTTGCGGGCGAAGTAGTTGGTGACGGTCTTCTTCGCGACCCGCGCGGCGGTGGCGATCTCGGCGATCGTGGTCTGCTCGAAGCCCTGCGCGATGAACAGCCGGGTCGCGTGGTCCGAGATCAGCTGCCGGGTCTCCTGCTTCTTGAGCTCCCGCAGCCCGGTCGGGGCCGTCTGAGTTAGGTCCATGCGAGGAATCTTACCTCCGTCGTAAATATATGTTGACAGCATTCTCGTGTCGGGCTAAAGTTACGTCCGTCGTAAAGTTACCTCGAAGGGAAGTACTGGATGCGCAACTCCGATCTCGGCAACTCCACCGCGTTCTCCCGGCGCGGTCGTGACGCATGGCGTCCGGCGCAGACCCGCACCGTTCGCTACCAGGCGGGTACGCCGCGCCGGGCCGTCCCGCGCCGTACCGGCCGCTGACCCCGCGGTCGTCCCGCAGTCCGCTCCGTGCGGTCCGCCGTACCCACGGCCGATCGCCTGCCGAGTTCTCCGGAAGGAAACCCTTGAAGATCAACGCCTCCACCCTGTCCTTGACCGTCGACGACGTGATCGCGTCGCGCGGGTTCTTCGTCGACCACTTCGGCTACCGCGAGCAGGCGGCCGCGGACGGCTTCGCCTCGTTGACCCGAGACGACGCTGTCGACCTCGTCCTGCTGCAGCGGGGGATCGAGGTCCTGCCGCCGGAGCAGCGTGACCAGCGGGCCGCCGGGCTCATCCTGGCGTTCACCGTCGACACGCTGGACGCCGAGGAGAAGCGACTGCGCTCCGAAGGTGTCGAGATCACGATGCCGCTGCGCGAGGAGCCCTGGGGCGAGCGGCTGTTCCAGGTCACCGACCCCAACGGTGTCGTCGTACAGCTCGTCGAATGGGCCGCACCCACCACCTAGCATCAGACCCGGCGCTGGACGTGCAGCAGGTACTCGCGCCGGTTGAGCGGGTCGTGGTCGGTGCGCGGCCGCTCTGGGATCGGCCCGGTCACCGGCTGGTAGCGCTCGAACGCCGACTCGAGCACACCCTCGCCGCGGGTCAGCGCGGGGAGCTGCTGCTCGAGTTCGTACACGGCGGCCGCGGGAATCTCGCCTTCCAGCGTCGAGGTTTCCGCGGCCGGCGCCGGCACCTGCGGGATCGCCCGGAGCCGGGCAAGAGCTGCGAGTACGGCGCGGGTCGTGTCCGTCGGGATCTCCAACTGGAAGCGGTGCATCGGCTCGTGCACCGTCGTACCGGCTTGCCGAAGGGCGGCCATCAGCACCAGCGGCGTGAGGAACCGGAAGTCGCCGGCGGTGCTGGACATGCTCTTGTCGAACACCGCGTGCGCGTGGCTCTGCCGGGCGGAGTACCCAGAATGCGTCATGACGACGTGCGCGTCGGGGATCTGCCAGCCGTGCAGGCCCTGGTGCAAAGTCTCGCGGACGGTCTCCTCGACGGCCTTCATGAACGCGAACGGCATCGAGCCGAGTTCGACCTCGAGGTCGAACGTCACGCCGGCGCCGACCGGTGCGGGTTCGACGCGCAGGCCGACCGTGGCCAGGAACGGGTTCGGGTCCTTCTTGTTGAACTCGACCGCCTGGCCGGTGCCGACGATCCGCTCGACGCAGATCGTGGTGGTCTCGCGGAAGTCGACCTCGATGCCGTACTCGGTGGCCAGCGTGCTCTCGATGACCTCCTTCTGTACCTCGCCGTACAGCGACACGTAGGTCTCCTGCCGCAGGTCGTCCTGGCGGAGGTTGATCAGCGGGTCCTGCTCGGCGAGTTGGGTGAGCGCGACGCGGAGGTTGCCCTTGTCGGACAGCTTTCGCGGCGTGACCACGGTCTCGAGCGTCGGCGGCGCGAACGCGGTGACTCCGGCTCGCCGGTGGGTGGAGTCGTCCCCGAGCGCGGTGATCGTGTCGCCGATCCTGATGCCGGTGAGGCCCCAGAGCTTACCGATCTGGCCGGCGCGCAGGGTGGTTCCGTCGCCGAAGACCTCGAGTGCGGTGATCTTGCCGTCCGTGTCGCCGTACCGGATCCGGTCGCGGACCGCGAGGCTGCCGGAGAACAGCCGCGCGTAGGCGATCTTCTCGCCGGCGGGGCCGCGTTCGACCTTGAAGACGGTGCCGTCGAGCGGGCCGTCGGTGGTGCGGGCGCGGGGGAGCAGGTCGCGGATGCCGTTGGTGAGGGCGTCCGTGCCGGCGCCGGTGATCGCGGATCCGAAGTACACCGGGTGCACGATCGCCCGGCGGGTCTGCGCGGCGAGGGCTGCGTCGAGGTGCAGTGGTACGCCGTCGACGTACCGCTGCAGGAGGTCGTCGTCGTGATCGGCGAGGACGTCGAGCAGGAGATCGTCCTGGACGATGGGCTTGAAGTCGGCCGCGGGGGTGCCGAGGTCGGTGGCTTCGCCCATCGGTACGACGTTGCGCGTCAACTTGGCGGTGAGCTCCCGCAGTACGCCGTCGGACCGCGCTCCGGCCCGGTCGATCTTGTTGACGAAGATCAGGGTCGGGATCCGCAGGCGCTGCAGCGTGCGCATCAGCACCCGGGTCTGCGCCTGGACCCCTTCGACCGCCGAGACCACCAGCACCGCGCCGTCGAGCACGCTCAAGGCGCGCTCCACCTCGGCGATGAAGTCGGGGTGCCCCGGGGTGTCGATCAGGTTCACGCCGACGTCGCCGATCGTGAACGAGACCACCGCCGACTTGATCGTGATCCCGCGCTGCCGTTCGAGCGCGAGGGAGTCGGTCTGGGTGTTCCCGTCATCGACCCGACCGACCTCGCCGATGACCCCGGCGGCGTACAGCAGCCGCTCGGTCAGACTCGTCTTCCCGGCGTCAACATGCGCCAGAATCCCAAGATTCAGTACGTCCACGCAGCTTCATGTCCTTTGAACAGGTGCCCTTCATTCCCACGACAGACATGAAGCGAGCTCGCACGACGCACTCTCCTCCAAGTAGACACCTGTTCCTACGCCGCCGAGTACACCAACTCCCTCCCACACCCCACAAACCATTTAGCCCCCACCTACACCTGGTCCGTAGGATCGGGCTCGATGCTCGATCCGATCCTGGTGGCCACGCCACACCTCGGCGCCGTCGAACGCGCGGAGCCGGTCGACGGCTTCGTCGGCAACCAGACCTTCCGCCTGCACACAGCCGACGGCGTCTACTACCTGAAGTCCGGCGCCACGATCGCCGACGAAGCACGCGCGTGCGAGCTCGTACGCGCGGCGGGGGTGCCCGCGCCGGAGGTGATCGCGCTCGGCACGAACTACCTGATCACGCGAGAACTCGCCGGCCGGCCACTCGCCGAAGCATCAGCCTCCGTCCTGCAAGCCGCCGGGCGGGCCATGCGGCGAGTGCACTCGATCGCCGGGGCCGACGCTGGGTGGCGGCGACGACTCCAGCAGGTCCTGGACGATCTGGACGTTCTGCCGGCGGAGCTCGCCGTGCGGGTGCGCGAGATGCTGCCGCCGTTCGTGGCGCGCGTCCAGGAGACGGCGCCGGTCCTGCTCCATGGGGATCTGCATCTGCGGCACCTGTACGCCGTCGGCGGTGAGCTGACCGGGATCCTCGACTGGGGTGATGCGGCGTACGGCGATCCGGTGTTCGATCTTGCGCGGATGTCGATGGCCGGGCCGGAGGCGATGGCGGCGTTTCTGGACGGGTACGGCGTGATCGAACTGCCGGAGCGGACGCTGTCGTGCTATCGCGTGCTGTGGTCGCTGATGGCATTGCAGGCCGAGCACCTGGCCGGTGGCGACTGGTTCCAGGCGCACCTCGACAGCATCACGCGCGAGCTCAGTTGATCAGGGTGCCGATGTGGGTGCCGGTGGCTATGGCGGGGGCGGCTTGGGGGCGGTCTATGTCGAAGACGTGGAGGGGGAGGTGATGGTCGCGGGCCAGGATGAAGGCGGACTGGTCCATGACGGTGAGGCCGCGGTCGATGACTTCCTGGTAGGTGAGGTGGTCGAAGCGTGCCGCGTCGGGGTGCTTGTTGGGGTCGGCGTCGTACACGCCGTCGGTGCCGTTCTTGGCGACCAGGAGGGCGTCGGCCTGGAGTTCGACCGCGCGTTGCACCGACGGGTAGTCGGTGGTGGTGAAGGGCTGTCCGTTGCCGCAGGCAAGCAGGATGAGCTCGCCCTTCTCCAGGTGCCGCAGCGCCCGCAGCCGGATGTACGGCTCGGCGAGGTTGTTGATCGGGATCGCCGTCATCAGCCGTACGTCGTGCGCGCCCAGCGCCGCGAGCCGCCCGCGGAGCAGGACCGCGTTGATGACCGTGCCGAGCATGCCGATGTTGTCCGCCTCGACCCGGTCGATGCCCCAGTCGCCGGCCCGGTTGCCGCGGAACACGTTCCCGCCGCCGACCACGACCGCGACCTGGACGCCGGTGGCGCGCAGCGCGATCACCTCGGTCGCGAGGTGGGTCAAGCGATCGCTGCTGAAACCGAACTCGTGCGGTCCGGCGATCGCCTGGCCGGACAGTTTGAGGACGAGCCTGCGATACATGCCGCTCCGTTCGCCGAGGAACCGGGTCGGACCTCAGATCTATCACGGACGGCTCCGGGCCGCGCGGTTCTCACAACGAACGGTCTCTGTCACGCTGGCCGCGTGACCGAGTTCAAGGAGCAGAACCTGGACGCGGCGCGGTTCGAGGAGTCGACGCTGCGCGGCGCGGTGTTCCACGACGTCGACCTGTCCGGCGCCACCTTCGACAACGTCGACCTCAGCGGCGCGACGATCCGCGGCGCCCGGCTCGTCGACGTCACCCTCGACGGCGACATCCGCAACCTCAAGGTCTGGGGTGTGGACGTCGTACCGCTGATCGACGCCGAGCTGAACCGCCGCCACCCCGGCCGCGAGCGGATGCGGCCGACGAACGCCGACGGCTACCGCGAGGCCTGGGACCTGCTCGAACAACTCTGGGGCGAGACCGTGGCGAAGGCCCGCCGGCTCCGCCCGGAGCTGCTGCACGAATCGGTGGACGGCGAGTGGTCGTTCATCGAGACGCTGCGGCACCTCGTCTTCGCCACCGATGCCTGGGTACGGCGCGCCGTTCTCGGCGAACCCGAACCGTGGGATCCCCTGGATCTCCCGCACGACGAGATGCACGACACTCCGCCGATACCGCGGGACCGCACGGCCCGGCCGTCGCTCGACGAGGTCCTCGTACTGCGGGCGCAGCGGATGGCGATCGTCCGCGCGCTGCTCGCGAACCTGACCGACGAGCGCCTGGCCGAGCGCACCGTGCCGGTCGCAGGTCCCGGCTATCCGGCGTCCGAGAGCTACGTCGTCGGCGACTGCCTCGGCACGATCCTCGGCGAGGAGTTCGAGCACCGCCGCTACGCCGAGCGCGACCTGGCGACGCTGGCCGCGCGAACTGTCGGTGCGGGCTCCTAGCCTGGTGCGCATGGACCAGGACTGGCGGAAGCTTGCGCAGGCGTGGCATGCGCGATTCCTGATCGACACGTACGTCGATGGCGCGCGCTTCGTGCAGGCGGTAGCGGAAGCGTGCTCGGACGCCGTACCCGAGGTCCGGCTGGGCGCGACGTTCGTGGACGTGACGAGCCGGGACGAGGCTGTGGCGCAGCAGATCAGCGCGATCGCGGCGAAGCACGGCCTGACCCCCGATCCGACAGCGGTCGCGCAACTCGAGATCGCCCTGGACACCGCGGACCTTGTCGAGATCGGTCCGTTCTGGGCGGCGGTCCTGACCGGCAGCACCGACGCGTTCACCGGCAACGACGTCCTCGATCCGACGCGCCGGGTCGCGAACCTCTGGTTCCAGGGCACCACGCCGCACGAGGCCCCGCGCCAGCGCTTCCACCTCGACCTCTGGCTGCCGCCCGAGGTCGTCCCAGGGCGTATCGAGGCCGCGCTCGCGGCCGGCGGGAAGGTCGTGTACGACAACGAGGCGCCGGCGTTCACCGTCCTCGCCGACCCGCAGGGCAACAAGGTCTGCCTGTGCACCTCCGAGGGCCGCTAAAACCGGAGCGAACCACGCCGTGCTCTGCTACGGTCGTGCTGAATCGAGGAGGTGTGTGATGGCTTGCAAGGTTATCCGGTTCCGCGCCAATCCCTCCTCCTCGGCTGTCCGCTGACAGGCTGACAGCTTCTCTTTCCGGACCGATTGGTGCGTCGCGGCGGCTGGCCGCGGATCACGCGCGCCCGGAGGCGCGCTCCGTGCCGATCGAACCGGAGATTCCCCATGTCCTCCGTGGACACCCAACTTCATGCTGCCCTCGCACGCGCTCTCCGCGGTGTGCCGTACGACGACCTGCGCCGCCGGGTGACGGCGCTCTCGCACCGGTACCGCAGCGAACAGGTCGACGACACCGCTCCCGGTATGAGCGACGCCCTCGACGCCCTCGCGTACGCCGTCGTACGCATGCCCGCGACCTTCCGCGCCCTGCACGCGGCCCTTGCAGCGGCCGAACAGCGGATCAACGCACCGGTCAGCTCCCACCTGGATCTCGGCGGCGGCACCGGAGCCGCCGCATGGGCAGCCGCCGCCCTCTGGCCGGCGGTCGCCACCGAGATCGTCGAACGCCAGCCGGCCGCTATCCGTCTCGGCCGGGACCTTGCCGCCGGCAACCTTCCGCAGGTCCGTTGGACAACGTCCGACCTCGGAACCTGGACCGGCTCCGGCCCGGTGGACCTCGTCACGATCGGCTACGTGCTCAACGAGCTGACCGACCAGGCCCGCCGCGACCTCACCCGCACCGCGACCAGGCGCGCGATCACGATCGTCGTCGTCGAGCCGGGTACGCCGCGCGGCCACCGCCGCATCCTCGACGCCCGCGACCTGCTGATCGATCACGGTTTCCGGATCGCCGCACCGTGCCCACACCAAGGTCCGTGTCCCGTCGACTGGTGCCACTTCGCGACCCGGCTGCCGCGCACCGAACTCCATCGCGCCCTCAAGGACGGCACCCGGAACTTCGAGGACGAGAAGTTCGCGTACGTCGTCGCGACCCGCGCCCCGATCCGCCCGGCACCGGCGCAGGTCATCGCCCGCCCGAGCCGCCTGAAGAACCGCGTCGTGCTCGACCTCTGCACGTCACAGGGCGCCGTCGAGCGGATCGTCGTACCGAAGTCGGCTGAGGCGTATCGGGCCGCACGCAGTACGGCGTGGGGTGATGCCTGGGGCTAGCGGTCCGAACCCTTCGCCCGCAGCCGGAGGAAGAGCGCCAGGAGGAGGACCGCGGCCAGGATGCCGAGGGTGAGGGGATCGCTCGCGCGGCCGCCGAGGTCGCGGTCCATCAGATGCGACGCGAAATGCACGATCGCGGCAGTAACGGCACCGACGAGCGCCACCACCAGTGCGTCGTTCCAGATCAGCGCGCCGAGCAACGCGACCCCGATGCCCAGCTGAAACGCGCCCAGGTCGTGGAACAGGTGCAGGTTGAACGGGTCGAACATCGCGACGTGCTCGTGGAAACTCTCCGGCCAGAAGAACGACCACGCACCCGGCACCAGAAACGTCAGCGCCGCCAGCACCACGGACCCCACGACCCATGGCCGCCGTTGCCTCATCCCGAACTCCCTTCGTCGATCAACGACCCCAGGACACGCCGCGGCCGGGAGTTGTGACATCAGGGGACGGACGACAGCGAAGGAGCCGGCGCTGTGGTGGCGCGGATGATCAGTGACGTGCCGAGCAAGACGCGGCGTTCGGGGGCGCTGGGATCCTCGAGGTGCTGGACGAGGAGCTCGACCGCGGCCTCCCCGGCGTCGGCCGCATGTGACGAGACCGTGGTGAGCGGCGGATAGACCTGGGCCTTCAGGACGTCGTCGCAGCCGACCAGGCTGAAGTCGTCCGGAACCGATACCCCGTGCTGGACCAGCCCGGCCATCACCCCGTGCGCGAGAACGTCGTCGAAGGCAACGGCCGCGGTCGCACGGGTCGCCAGAAGATCCGGCGCCGCCTGCATGCCGGCCTCGTAGCTCGAGACCCGCCCCGGCAGCAGCACAGCGTCGATCCGGGCCCGCTCGGCGGCGCGCTTCACCGCCTTCTTCCGTTGCGCGTTCGCCCACGACCGCGTCGGCCCGGCCAGGTACGCGATCCGCCGATGACCGAGCTCGGCGAGGTGCTCGACCGCGGCCCGGACCCCGTCGGCGCTGTCGACCAGCACCCGGGGGAGACCGGGGAGGTCGCGGTTGACGAGTACGACGGGACGCCGGCCGGCGAGGCTGCGGATCTGCCGTTCGCTCATCCGGCTCGCGGCCAGCACGAAGCCGTCGGTCT containing:
- a CDS encoding putative protein N(5)-glutamine methyltransferase; the protein is MLRVSVDLGPVVARLRASGCVFAEDEAELIVETARDVRELAAMVDRRVAGEPLEYVVGWASFRGLRIAVDPGVFIPRRRTEFLVTEALRVTVPGAVVVDLLCGSGALGAAVASERAVSLYAADIEPVAVRCARRNLLPWQGTVYEGDLFAPVPEHLRGRIDVLLANVPYVPTDEIRLLPPEARLHEPRITLDGGPDGLATLRRLAAEAPAWLAPGGHLFVETSDQQAPRAATVLREHGLGARIVSDKDLGANVVIGRRQRTA
- a CDS encoding LysR substrate-binding domain-containing protein, with amino-acid sequence MDFSLQQLRGFVAVAEELHYGRAAQRLNLTQPPLTRQIQGLERTLDVRLFDRTGRGVRLTAAGGVFLEHARRVLALLEVAPEATRRAADGTTGTLRLAFTAIGAYAVLADFLTMVGNRTPGVTAELTELVSPVQFDALANLEIDLGLVRPPIPERFESLLVHSEDLVLAVPASHPLASGAGQVSLADATDDYIGYSPEGSQYLHDICAAMIGMDRYAVSQLASQVPTMLALVRAGLGCALVPRSIMAMRVEGVRYRELDAADAHSVTLHACWSPDNPNPALQRLAESLRADPRLT
- a CDS encoding enolase C-terminal domain-like protein yields the protein MSRITQVEVFPVAVPFARRFVLGSGAVGAPDAVPDQSTAVVFVKLTTEDGVVGWGEQRALPSWSYETAETMAVVIRRHLAPILLDLTPFDVELFHRRAAQRLSPAVSNGFPFARAALDVALHDAAGKLAGVPVHALLGGKVHDELPLCSAIGVGDPDAVRDHALRSAEYSAYKVKIGGDLDADTAAIETIAEVADGKPLWLDANQSYRPAALRQLLDRTRHIRTIHCIEQPVPSTDTLAMRRVRELVDLPVAIDEGSFSAQDLARAIRLDAADLVVVKTCKSGGLRNALKTAHTALAGGVELLASGLTDCGVAFAAALHVFSQLELALPAELNGPELLTDLYVDGLHITKAVATVPTAPGLGVEVDEERIRAESLNLRYC
- a CDS encoding VOC family protein, translating into MKINASTLSLTVDDVIASRGFFVDHFGYREQAAADGFASLTRDDAVDLVLLQRGIEVLPPEQRDQRAAGLILAFTVDTLDAEEKRLRSEGVEITMPLREEPWGERLFQVTDPNGVVVQLVEWAAPTT
- a CDS encoding TetR family transcriptional regulator translates to MDLTQTAPTGLRELKKQETRQLISDHATRLFIAQGFEQTTIAEIATAARVAKKTVTNYFARKEDLALDHQDAFVATLAETVAARSPGESALAALRRGFEQAVATQDPVTGFAGLEFTRMIADSPTLTTCLRGLHDQREQALRETLAEAVGEPSDSITVHTAAALLGAVHRTLFDRIQHLTLSGRTNDEIASLIAPEGAQAFDLLDPALGDYAVR
- a CDS encoding sugar phosphate isomerase/epimerase family protein, translated to MSYLWSVFTKPWSALPGDELGRLVAGIGFGGAEVPVRDTAYVTPANAGAELPKFAAQLRAEGIEPISVASELSEPVFAACAEAGVPLIRIMAELGPDGYAASVRRNRELLERAVVLTERYDVRVGVQPHHGRYVSSTLGVLQLLDGLPEQFKLVWDAAHDALAGDHPAVTLELGAQRLGIVNLKNVHYVRTGDGWRTNFVEAEDGLSDWPAVFATLRQLGYDGPICLTGQYSDVSTPVATRLERDLRFAVTSAAQHPSRE
- a CDS encoding hydroxyacid dehydrogenase, with amino-acid sequence MPNPAFRLAALMSPERAADVVDADTRRLIEERFDANWATVDHSISPGSLAKPPALDPAAVPELAAGADVLLTSWGTPHLPKDLWADGNGPKVVAHAAGTVKNLVDPAILDQGVAVFSAGPRIAWSVGEYCLGALLTLARRLPRFDAAIRDGGWKQTGYRGHELAGAKVGIIGASSTARALITMLKPFGCDLAVYDPHLSDQRAQELGVRTTTLEDAASGPFLSIHVPNVPETKGMITRALIENLPDGAVVVNSARGPAIDQQALLEHALDGRIYAALDVYDPEPPAFDAATLRSPNLLLSPHIAGDTAEGHLALAGYVLRDALRWLADGTRGASFVDPAAWSIAA